In one Bacteroidota bacterium genomic region, the following are encoded:
- the fliI gene encoding flagellar protein export ATPase FliI gives MVSATQHIESGRFDPYFTRLHHADVVKVNGRVSQVIGLVIESTGPNCFLGEVCNVKARNGEDLCMAEVVGFRGNRVLSMVLGDAGRVSPGSEIVATGHPLSVPVSNKLLGRVIDGMGRPIDGKGPIDAVERRSIHATPPNPLERKRITKAIATGIRSIDTLKTCGIGQRVGIFAGSGVGKSVTLGMIARYASSDVNVICLVGERGREVGEFLDKELGEVGLRRSVVVVATSDQAALIRIKAAFMATTIAEYFRDQGLNVVLMMDSLTRLAMAQREVGLAIGEPPTTKGYTPSVFAMLPKLLERAGNAKKGSITGLYTVLVEGDDMNEPVADTVRSILDGHIVLSRRLASAGHYPAVDALESVSRVMPAITTGEHQRAAARMLDLMATYREAEDLINIGAYVKGSNPKIDESLKMREMIRVFLRQQSDEHEDLDTSISLLREMMTV, from the coding sequence ATGGTGTCAGCGACTCAACATATCGAATCCGGCCGGTTTGACCCGTATTTTACACGGCTGCATCATGCCGATGTAGTGAAGGTCAATGGACGCGTGTCCCAAGTAATCGGCCTTGTCATCGAGTCCACCGGCCCCAACTGTTTTCTCGGCGAAGTATGCAATGTGAAAGCACGCAACGGCGAGGATCTTTGTATGGCGGAAGTTGTCGGGTTTCGGGGCAATCGCGTGTTGTCAATGGTGTTGGGAGATGCCGGCCGCGTAAGCCCCGGAAGCGAGATTGTTGCAACAGGCCATCCACTGTCAGTTCCGGTGAGCAATAAGTTGCTCGGCCGTGTCATTGATGGCATGGGCAGACCTATTGACGGCAAAGGGCCGATTGATGCCGTCGAGCGCCGTTCGATACATGCAACTCCGCCGAATCCGCTCGAGCGAAAACGTATCACAAAGGCTATTGCAACAGGCATTCGGTCAATCGATACGTTGAAAACATGCGGTATTGGACAGCGAGTGGGAATTTTTGCGGGGAGCGGTGTAGGCAAGAGCGTGACGTTAGGCATGATTGCCCGTTATGCAAGTTCGGATGTCAATGTCATTTGTCTTGTTGGCGAACGGGGGCGTGAGGTGGGAGAATTTCTGGACAAAGAACTTGGGGAAGTGGGGCTCCGCCGTTCTGTTGTCGTTGTAGCGACGAGCGACCAGGCAGCGCTCATACGAATCAAGGCGGCGTTCATGGCAACAACAATTGCAGAATACTTTCGTGATCAGGGATTGAATGTTGTTCTCATGATGGATTCCCTTACGCGGCTGGCAATGGCGCAACGTGAGGTCGGCCTTGCGATCGGCGAACCGCCCACAACGAAGGGATACACCCCTTCCGTATTTGCGATGCTGCCGAAGCTTCTTGAACGGGCAGGGAATGCAAAGAAAGGAAGCATCACGGGATTGTACACTGTGTTGGTTGAGGGGGACGATATGAATGAGCCTGTTGCAGATACCGTACGCTCAATCCTCGACGGGCATATCGTTCTGTCACGACGGCTTGCTTCGGCTGGACATTATCCTGCGGTGGATGCGTTGGAAAGCGTCAGTCGTGTTATGCCCGCAATTACCACCGGCGAGCATCAACGGGCGGCAGCCCGTATGCTCGATCTGATGGCAACCTATCGTGAGGCTGAAGACCTTATTAATATCGGAGCATACGTGAAGGGGAGCAATCCGAAAATTGATGAATCTCTCAAAATGCGCGAGATGATCCGCGTATTTCTCCGACAGCAATCGGATGAGCATGAGGATCTCGACACCAGTATCAGTTTGCTACGTGAAATGATGACGGTATAA
- the fliG gene encoding flagellar motor switch protein FliG, producing the protein MRKDSSTPALGAKTQGNKQKAALLLLSLDLGTATTLMRTLTQAEIEDLTVEITRLKSVPSVETDKVMEEFQSLIKAQEYLVDGGADQARSLLEKSLGNERAAFTLDRVKAATTLRGFNNLKKADAYQVANFLQKEHPQTIALILSNLRLEQTAEVLSQIPPDLRNDVIFRMATLGKVAPSLIAEMEQALEAVAQTDMTSSMSALGGPKSVASVLNRVGTEKAKEIMEHLEIREPQLASEIKSLMFLFEDIIYVDDRGIQRVLREVDKKDLALALKVVDDQLKSKILTNMSERAQELLREELQYMGPVRLKEVEAAQARIIAVVKKLEETGEIIVAGRGGAEELVV; encoded by the coding sequence ATGAGAAAAGACAGTTCAACACCGGCACTTGGCGCAAAGACGCAGGGTAACAAGCAGAAGGCGGCACTATTGCTGTTGTCGCTGGATCTTGGTACGGCGACAACGCTCATGCGAACGCTGACGCAGGCCGAAATCGAGGACCTGACGGTGGAAATCACCCGTTTGAAGAGCGTTCCGTCAGTCGAAACAGACAAAGTGATGGAGGAATTTCAATCACTCATAAAAGCGCAAGAATATCTTGTTGACGGCGGCGCCGACCAGGCGCGCTCACTCTTGGAAAAGTCATTGGGGAACGAACGCGCTGCCTTCACGCTTGACCGTGTGAAAGCGGCGACGACATTGCGAGGATTCAACAATCTCAAGAAGGCAGACGCCTATCAAGTGGCCAACTTCTTGCAAAAGGAACATCCGCAGACAATTGCATTGATACTTTCGAATCTCCGGCTTGAGCAGACTGCCGAAGTATTGAGTCAGATTCCGCCTGATTTGAGAAATGATGTGATTTTCAGAATGGCGACCTTGGGCAAGGTAGCACCGTCGCTTATCGCGGAGATGGAGCAAGCACTGGAAGCTGTTGCACAGACCGACATGACGTCGAGTATGAGTGCGCTGGGAGGTCCGAAATCCGTAGCCTCCGTTCTGAATCGTGTTGGAACGGAGAAGGCGAAGGAGATTATGGAACACCTCGAGATACGTGAGCCGCAACTTGCTTCCGAAATCAAAAGCCTGATGTTCTTGTTTGAAGACATTATCTATGTTGACGACAGGGGCATTCAGCGTGTTCTGCGTGAAGTTGATAAGAAAGATCTCGCGTTGGCGCTCAAAGTTGTTGATGACCAACTGAAGTCAAAAATTCTGACGAACATGTCCGAGCGGGCGCAGGAACTATTGCGAGAAGAGTTGCAATATATGGGCCCCGTTCGTCTCAAAGAGGTTGAGGCAGCTCAGGCACGCATCATTGCCGTGGTGAAGAAGCTCGAAGAAACAGGTGAGATCATCGTCGCCGGAAGAGGCGGAGCGGAGGAACTCGTTGTCTAG
- the fliJ gene encoding flagellar export protein FliJ: MAKPVSRFKTVVRVKKQQEKIAQQQLVLIEHAHLKEREELLRLHETREDAVDGSLHQGRTRATDLQMQRAFIVKLNGQIHQQSSKVNDILVKANSKREELTERARARQIVEKLEEKKSVEAAKTLDRKEQENTDEVANRRSR, translated from the coding sequence ATGGCAAAACCAGTATCGCGGTTCAAGACAGTTGTGCGTGTAAAAAAGCAGCAGGAGAAGATAGCCCAGCAGCAATTGGTGCTGATTGAACATGCCCATCTGAAAGAACGTGAGGAGCTTCTTCGCTTGCATGAAACAAGAGAAGATGCCGTCGACGGGTCTCTGCACCAGGGCAGGACGCGGGCAACCGATCTGCAAATGCAGAGGGCATTTATTGTCAAGCTGAACGGACAAATTCATCAACAGTCGTCCAAAGTGAACGACATACTTGTGAAAGCAAACTCAAAGCGCGAGGAACTGACAGAACGTGCACGCGCCCGACAGATCGTCGAGAAGCTCGAAGAAAAGAAATCTGTCGAAGCGGCAAAAACTCTTGATCGCAAAGAGCAGGAAAATACTGATGAAGTGGCAAACCGAAGGTCCAGGTAG